DNA from Chelonia mydas isolate rCheMyd1 chromosome 3, rCheMyd1.pri.v2, whole genome shotgun sequence:
gtcccaCCCTAGAGCTTTATGGAAGTGGTGACAGCTCAtggtaggtctacacagcaaagaaacccatggttggcacaggccagccaattcaggctcacagggctcttttattgctgtgtaggTTTCCAGCCCAAGTCTGGAAGTCAAGTTCTAGGACCCTCCCATCACAGAGGGTCCTaaagcttgggctccagcccaagcctggaaatctacacagcaatgaaagagccctgcagcctgagccctgcatgCCCGcgtcagctagcacaggccagacagaggtttttctttgctgtgtagacataccctcaggggaCTTAGAGCATAAAAACAGTCATACTGAATCAGACTAATGGTCcgtcgagcccagtatcctgtctttcgacagtggccaatgccaaatgcttccAAGGGAATGGATGGCAATCGAACGATccatcctgttgtccagtcccaccaTGTGTCAGTCAAAAGCTTAGGGGAAGATTGTAACAGCCTTTTGTCATGAAAGCACACTGAATATCCAACCTGAGATTGTTGCAATTAAAGGCAAAAAACAAGACTCAAGTTGGCACAGCTGCTTATGGTCTGATCATCTTACAaactaagattttaaaaaaatgttgcaaaACACAATCCAAAAGGAAatctgaaggattttttttttgagacaaaCTAAAATGGCTGGTGGACTTGACCTCCTACCTTGAAGATCTGTTCTCTTACATTAAGTGGTTAAATAAAAGGGGGAGAGTTTTGACTTGTTGAGAGTCTCCCCATCTGACTGCAATTGCTAAACTACGTAAGCTGTCAGCTAGCAGCCCCTTGGTTTTGGAGGGAGGAGTGGCTTGTCAAGGGTCCCCTCACTTTGCTCTGAACTTCCCTACTCCATTCCTCTGGATTAAAGCCCAGAAAACATGCACAGCATGTCTATTTTTCCAGGCACAAGGGTGGGGACATGGGAGAGACTCAGGCTGTATTccttgttgtggggttttttgggaaAAATACACGCACAAGCTCACGTGCTAAATAGCAAGTTAATAATTAAGTTACTAAGCTCAGTGAATAATACAGGACGAGCTTTAGCAGAAGTGGCTCACCTTTGCTGCTTCTATGTTGAGCATGTAGTACCTTAACAGTTCAGACAGCTTTAAGTCTTCGTCTGATGACACCCGACTCTCTACCTTCTACAGAAGAAAGGAGTAGATGGGAATGATGCAACAAGAGACAACAAAACCTAGATTTACAGCTCTTCAAAGAAGCTCTTACCCTCAGTTTTTCAAAGAGCTCAGCAACTTTCAACAAGTACCTAAAACggaaaagaaaaaagcacaaaggacaaaatcattttatttatacTTCATGGAAATCTGTAATGTAGCACTTAAAGAACACAAGATTAGTTACCATTAGAGCAGAAACCTACACAAGTTTGTATACTGGTATAGGTGCAGGTTTAGACAAGTCCTTATTTGAATGAGGAAATTCGAGTACAGGTAAGAAAATGCATCAGGACTGAAAATGAAGACAGTGTGATAATATGGCAAGGAGCTTTTAGCTTTAACCTACTTATGAGAATCTACCCAAATTGTAAGCTTTGTTCCAATGGGCTTGTCTTTATGCTCTAGAGCCACAAAGAAGAGTTTAACAATGCTTACAGGACACCACTTTGAAGTGGATATTTTGCATTGCGCCACACTTACTTACACAAGTCATTCAGGCCTCGTAAACATAACTGTTCTCTCCCAGTAAAAGCTGGCCTGATAAATTAACAAATTGCTGACTTGCATTGAGAAAAGAGCCTCGGTATAGACAATTATAAGTCAGTGTTTGTCCAAACCCACAAATGCCCAATGAATGGTATCTGTGTATTCTGGGAAGATACTGATAGCTATCCCAGGCACCTTAACAGCATATAGGAAGTCTCACGTTGTGGCTGCTCCTCTAGATGTCTTAAGGACAATGTGCTCTAGTGCGATGTACTCAGGAGCTAGGAAGAAGGAAGACTGGCCAACCTGTTTACAGGTAGTCAGGCATCCCTTCCACACTAAAAATTCTGACATCACCAGAAGACAGTCATGTGTCAGACTACAGGCTCCAGGCAAAGGACATACATAGTTAGTTGCCACCATGAGTATTGGCCATGTGTGGACACATGCCACATTTACAGGCAAGCTTGTCATGCACAGGGTACAAACTTAGTTATGTTAGACAGGGCTTTTAACACATTTTGTATAATACATACAAAAGGGGAAATGACtgcgtaggaaggagtactgcagaaagggatctgggggtcatagtggatcacaaggtatgagtcaacactgttgaaaagaaaaaacccaccacacacaaacatcattctgggatgtattagcaggagtactgtaagcaagacacaagtaattcttccgctctactctgctgATTAGGCtgcaactggagtattgtgtccagttctgggtgccacatttcaggaaagacgtagacaaattggagaaagtccagaaaagagcaacagaaatgattaaaggtctagaaaacatgaccgatgagggaagactgaaaaaactggatttgtttaatctggagaagagaagacaggggacataagttttcaagtacataaaaagttgttacaaggaggagggagaaaaattgttcttcttaacttccaaggataggacaagaagcaatgggcttaaattgcagcaagggtggtgtaggttgggcattaggaaaaaaaaaacttcttgtcagagtagttaagcactggaatagattgCCTAGGGAGGCGATAGAATcgccatcactggagatttttaagagcagattggacaaacacctatcggggatggtctagataatacttaatcctgccttgagtgcaggggaccggcctagatgacctctcgaagtcccttccagttctatgattctagaagGCTAAAACTTGGTCAGACATCCTATGCACCAAGAGTCCAAATCTGCTGGATTCAACTAGGAttctatttaaaaacattaagtgGAACTGGATATGCAGCTAAAAAGTTAAGTGTGCCATATTGATAGCaccattaaaaaaacagaaataaaaaccacTAGAGATACTAATTACCAAGGAGGGGACCTCAGACAAAGCCAGGATTCAGTTTATTGTGTAACAATTACAATTAGAGTGCTGCACACAGAAGTCCAAGATCAGGTATTCACGGAATTAGTGGGTTTGCTTACTTTTTAGTGACTGTGGGCTCTTCTAAAGCCAGGTTGTTCAAGCAAGCTGAAGTGTGGATATAGTCATCTGCAACATCTGCAGGAACAAGGACAATGCTTTCAGTTTTGTCTCTAGTGACATACACGGAAATTACCTAGAAAAGGTCTGTATAAATAAAGTTCACTTTTATGGGATCTTGTCATCTTATCTGCTTTTGTGCATGCATCCTTGATTCTGTTGTAGTAGTTTACAAGAAAAATCTTCTCTTGCTCAAAGAAGTCATCCACCTCCTGAAAAGAGAATATGATCTGTTAGACCAATGGCACGGCTAGAGCAGGAGCATCTCCTTCATTTACCAATGAGTTCGGTAAGAGACTTTAAACCTTAGCCCCTATGTAGTGAATCTTGTCATTAAGTGTGGCTACACATTTCTAGCCTCCCCTTCATAGTATACAAAATGAAACCGCCAAAGCTGCTTAAAAAAGAAGTTTCCTTTTTATGCAGAAGTGATGAGGGACCCCCCCCTCCATtgtttgctctcccccaccctcactcactgggctggggttcatgagggggtgcaggctctgggctggggggttcgcagtgtgggagggggctctggactgagcgtgttgggtgcaggagggggtgcaggctctgggagggggcacagggctggggtgctACTTCCCCTGGGTGGCACTTTGGGttgctccctgcctaccccacgctgctcctggaaggggcTAAAGGGCCCCTGGCCCTGCCACTTTCTGCAGacacctcccccaaagctcccattggctgggaatggggaactgtagctaatgggagctgcaggagcagcatgtGGAGACCCCTGCTTCCCTACCTCACCCACCAGGgcctgtgctggctgcttctaggagcagcatggggccacggcaggcagggagtctgccttagcagcagccccactgcactgccatgGCCAGAGCTCGTGACCAACTGGGAGAGTCCccaggatcgaccagttgatTGCAATCAATGGATTAGTGACCACTGTTCTAATGGAATGCAGCTACCATGAGAGGTTGTGTTGTGGCAGGGCAAACCTGTCCTTCAGGTACCAGCCATCATCCCCATGTAGAGTTTTGCAAACGAAGACTGGAAACTAATTTACCCATGGAAGACCAGGTCAACTTTGGTTTAGTCAGAAGCAGTGAGTCCAGGAGAACAGATTTCAGACCATCTTAATCAGAAAGAGCAGAGCAGATCCCTTCAGTGGAGCTTATTACAGTGAGCAAGAGGGGAGCACTTCCAAAGAACTTGTCAAACAGCACCACTGTGTCCTTTCCAGGACACATCTTCAGCTggcagttcatactggttcaaaTCTCAGCCAGATCCCTAGATAGCTGGGAGGTGCTACATGCTTGTGATGTAAAGAGGCTCCAATTGATGCCCTCCATCTTGCTGCCATTGTAGGCCACTATTTATTatcttgggcggggggggggggggcgtgtgtgtgtctgtgtgtgtgatgcaacTGCTCAGAGTCAGCACTTGGAGAGGAGCAGGTGACCATCACAAGTCTGGCTGCACACACAGGAGAATCACTGAAGCTATCCCAATCATCCCACTAACCCTTGCTGTGTTTGAGGTGGGACATTATGATTCCATGGCAGGCTATATTTAATGTTGTGGAGAAGTCCAGCAATTTGAGTGCTTTTGAATGGCCTTTGGACAAGgccaaaaggagaaggaaaatcaGTGCCACCAACATCATTTGTTCCTGGTCTGAGACCAGACTGGTGAGGAGATTATCTGGCATCCTGGTAGTAGTTTATGGCAAATTGAAGGCAGAACTTGGAAAATTCTCTACTAGCTTTCTCTGGAGTTTAGATACTGGGCTGTAGCTAGAGATTGAGTTGAGTTACAGTGTAATACTTGCTGGTGTTCTTAAATCTGGGGAAAGAGGAGATTACCCTTCTCAAAGTACTAGCACTTCCTACAGCATGAATGGGTTGAATCAGAGAGGAAAGGAGTTCATACCAGTGCACAGTCCCTGGTACCATAATAGGCTGTCTTGTATGCAGGAAAGTTttgctgcaatgattcccaacagCCCTTCAGTGGGGTGTACTGGTTTCTGGAGCTGAGTGGAGGCATTCCAGTACTATTAGATATGCAGACGTTTCAGCAGACCACCACATTTCTGCCCAAGAGTTAACTACTCATAGAGCAGTTTCTTTAGCAGGGTATTACTAGGTGACTCTTCACTGTGTACTGAAACTTTAGatattttgagggggaaaaacaaaaacaaaaaccctgactCCTTAGATGCCCAATTGCAGTATTTAGATCCTTGGAGCCCAGGGATTTGTCGCTTTCATCCCCACCTTGCCAGTCACGTACTTCCTCTATGTAGGCAGGTTTTACCTATTCAGACACAATCAAGTGCTCTCAACTCTGCAACGGATTGGCTTAACTGATCCTTCAGACTGGATAGCAAATACGAGGTAGGTAAGTTATTGAGTATACTCTTGACAAAGTAGGTTTCTCCTAGCACCAGGAATAAAGCAATCCCACATAGTAGAAAGCAAGAGTGAAAAGGTATCAGATGGTTGTTGGAAGGGAGCAAATCTTACCTTCACGCCAGAGAAGAGGACTTCGTCAGCACTCTTCaccatactttttaaaaagccaccaaacatttcttttgtattttttctcCGAACGCTTAGCTAAAACACAACACAATAAGAGATTGTTTTAGGGGAGTAATCAGTAGTTCATTGACAAGCTTCAAGTTCAATATTGTATTGCTGTGGTCACTGCACCATACAAAGTGATGTTTGTACTGCACTAAGTTCTAGGTATATTTTAAAGTGATTGAATTGCAAGTTTCCTCTAGAATTCCTGTTTTCAAGTTGTAGCACCAAGAGGTCTTCTTGTAATGGAGACTATTGCTAGAAACATGGGAATTAAATTGGTCTTTGTGCTGAATTCATTTATGAACAAGGTGTTATAGCAGTCTTTTCCATAGCTGCAGGTGCATTCAAAATGCACCTTACTTCAATAGCTTGTATTTAAACCCCTCCAAATAAAGAGGGAATATACAAAGCAGAGATGCTATATAATGGGCATGTTACACAGGAGCCCCTACAGCTGGAGAAAGACATAGGGTTTGAGGTGCACAGGCTTTTCTGAAGCTGAATTTTATCAGGgtagataaaaatatttttttaaatttaaagtacatttttctttaaaaataatcctaTTTAAAATTAGTTCTGAATTATGATAACCTATGTTAAGACCTATAATTACTGTAATGTTTAAAACCAAGAATATTTGAGAAGTATGTTTGCTGCTGAAGTCTCAaaggaagtcactggctaagcacctggaatcaGTTTGTTAAAGGGCTAAACCAGCTTAACAGTAGCCTCTCCTACAGGTGCAAGagattattttcttcatttttgtgtattcAACCAGTTTGATTCAATTACTAGTTTATTCAAAGTGTAGAAACCAAGTGGGGGTTGAAAGCttgttcccccacctcccaatctataaaaaaaaacacacctgagTATGGGAACAAGATCTACAAGTTCTAAAATCTTTAAGGACATGACAACCAGAAAGTCAAGTCAATTTCCTAACTACAGTGAATGCTTGCTTGAATAAGTTTATCAAAATGTTCTTAAATTTAAGACTTGCTTACTTCTTACATATTCAGAACATTTAAGGCTTTTATTTGAAgcttttttaaatgctgtttatGCATTTTAAATCAAATTCCAAATTTCCATCTAAATGTAGTTTGACAAATCATGATCTAATGCATCCTCCCAGCTAGCAAAAAGTAGTACCAAATTATACCACCCATAAGAATCAGCCTCTTTTGGAAGATAATTGAGAGGTACACACGCAAAACAAGAATTAAATCAATATTTCCCATTTGCTGATTTAAGTCCTGATTTAAAGTCAGTGTTTAAGTCAATCAAGCCTGGTTTGTATGTCACACCTTATATTTTGAGGCAATGAGATTTCTGTCATGAATACTGACAAAAAAAGCTTTGAGTGAAATGGATTTTAGCCCTATGCTATTCTTGAGAAGTTGGTTGAGCAATCCTACATGGATAACAGTATAAACACTATGTAGGATTGTGTGTTTAAATGATCACTTGTGTTACAACTACAGCAAATTCTAAATGAGTTCATAGAAACTGACTGCATTCTTAACATCCTGTCCCAGAAGTGCAGAGGAAATGGAGGAAGATTCCTTACATCCTGGTCATACTCTAGGAAAACTTGAAAGTTGCGATCTTTGTTGAGCACAGGATGAGAAGAAAGTCGCTGAAGGAAAACTTCATGTGATGACACGGTCTTCTTAAAGACAGCAAGGTATTCACTGGAAGACCAAGGGGGGGAATCAAATCTCAAAGTTAAGCACTGAAGACGACGTGTAGTCTTTACTGTCTACTTCACTGCATAAAGTGTTGCTctcacaaaaataattttatttaatgcTTCATGTTTTGGCCTAGTGCTTCTGAACAAGCATTCCTGTCTCCACCTGGCTGTTTCCAGTATATTTTAGAATTCACACAGTGATGGCCAAAAGACGTTTTATGAAGGTTAGACACACAAGCTGGGTGGTAtaatctttttattggaccattctgttggtgagagacaagctttcgagctacacagagctcttcttcgggctGGAAAAGGTACTAAGGTTGTTATGCATTTATATGGTTTATCTAACCAAGTCCAAGACTTTCTAGAAACACAGAGACATGGATTAAAGGCGTTATGGTGAAATTGCACCAACCGTTTTTAAAATAAGGTTCTGGCTTGAGGTGTTACTATGAAAGTAGATCCTCCATCAAGATGCAGAACTGACTTTGGTTTATACACACAACTACACATACTTACGCTTCTAGTTCTtgcttcatttttgaaaattcctcTTTTGTCATAGAGACTTCTCCTTCCCCAAGTTTCTGCATCTTCTCTCTGGGACCATCAAAGTCAGGCTTGGAAGGCGCTGGAGGTATCTAGTCAATATAAAATAAACTATTAGTTGCAAGTGCCTATCACTCTGTAGTGAAAGTTCCTGGAGTCTCCATAGCTACCTTGTAAACTAATGTACTGCTGCTCTTTTTACCCAGGTTGTGTGTAGTGCAGTTTGTGGATGCAATGGGGCTCATTCAGAGTGCTCACAAATCCTGTGTCACAGGATGGGGAGACATGGGCCTGTATTTCTGTATTGCCTCTTGGCCCGTTTACCCCATCATCTGCATGACTCCTGGAGAAGCTGTACTAATGGAGGTTCTCCACCAGCTGCTACCCTCAGACTCTACACTGAGGTGTCACGTTCTCAAAAGTCCTCGAAGCAGGGCAACCAATGGCTCTCTCTctagaagggtttctacaggatAAGGAATGATACCAACATGGGACAAATACACTCTGCAGTACCTGCAGGATTCCCATACTGTGAGCTTACAAGAGTGGAGGGCAGGGTATGGCCCCATGTTTTCAGACAGTTCAGGGAAGATAAAAGCAAAGCTATGTTACAACCACATTGAGTCTGCATAGTTAACATCCAAGACAGAAAATGCTAGCAGTATTTACTTTAGCAGGGTTAGCAGCCTTACTAATTTCCTTTTAGGTGCACCACATTAGATTTTCCCATTATAAAATTCAATCCTAAACAAAAACACTTACAATAAATCCTGCATACTCTTCAGTTTCAGCAAGCGTATCATGTAGCCACACAAAGTCTTCATGCTGCCTCGTAACTGAAAACTCTGGGCTTTGAAAAGTTGGCAGTGTAGTCTGGAAGACAAGAGATTCAGAAGTCCTACTGTTTCAAAAGCTAGTGCTTTTAGAAGCAGTTTTGTTCATTAGTTTCCATAGCAAGCCCTTTTGACTAGTAAACGCCACACCTAATTGCCTTTTCTAGTGTTGGCTAGTGCTCAGTTAAGGTGAGCCTTCTTTGCATCTCCCCCTTAGCAGTGACACGATCATTGTAGGAACAGGATATTCAAGTGTGCCATACCACTTTAGAGGACCAGAATTAATGATACCTAGTTCTTACATAGTGCTTTCAGCAGAGATTGAAAACTTTACAAAAATGAGGcagctattatccccattttacagataagaaaacAGAGGCATGGGGAGGTTAATTTCCATCCACTACTGCTTAGCAAAGCTAAGAGTGGCAGTATTGATCTGTCTGAAGACAGAAGACgacaacaaccaccaccctgcATCAGTTACTTGGTTTCCATTTCGACAGTTCTCTTCCCCTTCCTAAGGTGTAAAAAGTATAAATAGGCAGgacaaaaga
Protein-coding regions in this window:
- the SNX5 gene encoding sorting nexin-5 isoform X2, translated to MQKLGEGEVSMTKEEFSKMKQELEAEYLAVFKKTVSSHEVFLQRLSSHPVLNKDRNFQVFLEYDQDLSVRRKNTKEMFGGFLKSMVKSADEVLFSGVKEVDDFFEQEKIFLVNYYNRIKDACTKADKMTRSHKNVADDYIHTSACLNNLALEEPTVTKKYLLKVAELFEKLRKVESRVSSDEDLKLSELLRYYMLNIEAAKDLLYRRTRSLADYENSNKALDKARLKSKDVRLAEAHQQDCCQKFEKLSESAKEELISFKRKRIAAFRKNLIEMAELEIKHAKNSVSLLQSCIDLFKNN
- the SNX5 gene encoding sorting nexin-5 isoform X1; translation: MAALPEEVEEKRKVRAVSVDLNIDPSLQIDIPDALSEKDKVKFTVHTKTTLPTFQSPEFSVTRQHEDFVWLHDTLAETEEYAGFIIPPAPSKPDFDGPREKMQKLGEGEVSMTKEEFSKMKQELEAEYLAVFKKTVSSHEVFLQRLSSHPVLNKDRNFQVFLEYDQDLSVRRKNTKEMFGGFLKSMVKSADEVLFSGVKEVDDFFEQEKIFLVNYYNRIKDACTKADKMTRSHKNVADDYIHTSACLNNLALEEPTVTKKYLLKVAELFEKLRKVESRVSSDEDLKLSELLRYYMLNIEAAKDLLYRRTRSLADYENSNKALDKARLKSKDVRLAEAHQQDCCQKFEKLSESAKEELISFKRKRIAAFRKNLIEMAELEIKHAKNSVSLLQSCIDLFKNN